From a single Arachis hypogaea cultivar Tifrunner chromosome 3, arahy.Tifrunner.gnm2.J5K5, whole genome shotgun sequence genomic region:
- the LOC140183551 gene encoding uncharacterized protein translates to MSCTAARNARDEDFVYRCANIPIWDQRWWSVSPMHQSGRNFLARCKQSGHLEVLFRSAVSDLFLGGCHFAGTETMHVVAAQGHSAAQYTVAMMLMLRDDAESKNKGLQTFRGLEAAGALTNCKLVFRGVVQGTWRHLRRMPRLNAENQVCSSHACPSRGNMGSIYRHQCYRKGWDVNDGDGGAAHIPCVHCKADYELILFIHLFD, encoded by the coding sequence ATGTCGTGCACCGCTGCACGTAATGCAAGGGATGAGGATTTCGTTTACAGATGTGCCAACATTCCAATTTGGGACCAACGATGGTGGAGTGTGAGTCCCATGCACCAGTCGGGAAGAAACTTCTTAGCGCGATGCAAGCAGAGTGGGCACCTGGAAGTTCTGTTTCGGTCTGCTGTGTCTGACCTTTTCCTAGGCGGGTGTCATTTTGCGGGGACGGAAACCATGCACGTTGTCGCAGCCCAGGGCCATTCGGCAGCCCAGTACACAGTGGCGATGATGCTGATGCTACGCGACGACGCCGAGTCAAAGAACAAGGGCTTACAAACATTTCGTGGGCTTGAAGCGGCCGGTGCCCTAACAAACTGCAAATTGGTGTTCCGCGGCGTTGTCCAGGGGACGTGGAGACACCTGCGTCGCATGCCAAGGCTAAACGCAGAGAATCAAGTCTGTTCTTCGCATGCATGTCCAAGCCGTGGAAACATGGGTTCCATTTACCGCCATCAATGCTATAGAAAAGGGTGGGACGTAAACGACGGTGACGGAGGTGCTGCTCATATTCCGTGCGTGCATTGTAAGGCTGATTATGAATTGATCCTGTTTATCCACCTCTTTGACTGA